One window of Saprospiraceae bacterium genomic DNA carries:
- a CDS encoding energy transducer TonB — protein MKSPMNSDFEWLELVFEHRNKAYGAYRIRQTQSSNMTKAMLIAFFLFVLAAFSSSILANKKNASIAEENCPEEIWHEWKTDLPFEKPMEVKPPAKELKAATVKKASNAEGFKVVKDSTLDIKKEVEQIPDNTGNQTQEEGLSLTNETISSGSSSGTESINTETGTNTKEEPIRFAEEMPKFGKGEKDLMDYLSKNIRYPQMAKENRIEGRVTAEFIVDKHGQVREVKILRGLGGGCDEMVNRILSNMPKWTPGKHNGKNVSVKMVLPVGFKLN, from the coding sequence ATGAAATCACCAATGAATTCTGATTTTGAATGGCTCGAATTGGTATTTGAGCATCGCAACAAAGCATATGGAGCTTACCGGATCCGGCAAACACAATCCAGTAATATGACGAAAGCCATGCTGATTGCTTTTTTCTTGTTTGTACTGGCTGCATTTAGTTCGTCTATTTTGGCAAACAAGAAAAATGCTTCGATCGCTGAAGAAAATTGTCCGGAGGAAATCTGGCATGAATGGAAAACCGATTTACCCTTTGAAAAACCAATGGAAGTAAAACCACCCGCAAAAGAATTGAAGGCCGCAACAGTAAAAAAAGCAAGCAATGCTGAAGGATTTAAAGTTGTAAAAGACAGTACGCTTGATATAAAAAAAGAAGTCGAACAAATTCCAGACAACACAGGCAATCAAACTCAGGAAGAAGGCCTGAGCCTGACAAATGAAACCATTTCAAGCGGATCTTCATCAGGTACTGAATCAATTAATACAGAAACCGGAACCAACACGAAGGAAGAGCCTATTCGGTTTGCAGAAGAAATGCCAAAGTTTGGTAAAGGCGAAAAAGATCTCATGGATTATTTATCCAAAAACATCCGGTATCCACAAATGGCAAAGGAAAACCGCATTGAAGGCCGCGTAACCGCTGAATTTATTGTTGATAAACACGGACAAGTTCGGGAAGTTAAAATTTTAAGAGGCTTAGGTGGTGGATGTGATGAAATGGTAAACCGGATCTTAAGCAATATGCCAAAATGGACGCCCGGAAAACACAATGGTAAAAACGTTTCAGTAAAGATGGTATTGCCAGTTGGATTTAAATTGAATTAA
- a CDS encoding macro domain-containing protein, with translation MIKEVEGDILLSNADAIAHGVAPMDHFDTGFSLSLRENYPSMYKDFRHYCQTFHPKPGEVWFWQSADKRKIFNLLTQEPAPAASAHPGRATASAIRHCLKNMVKQIQKEGIKSLAITKLSTGVGGMEWSEVKPILEEHLNELGIPVYVYSVYHKNVAAEEGRL, from the coding sequence ATGATAAAAGAAGTTGAAGGAGATATCCTTTTAAGTAATGCAGATGCAATTGCACATGGCGTAGCACCGATGGATCATTTTGATACCGGATTTTCATTGAGTCTTCGGGAGAATTACCCATCGATGTATAAGGATTTTAGACATTATTGTCAAACCTTTCATCCTAAACCCGGTGAAGTTTGGTTTTGGCAAAGTGCAGACAAGCGTAAAATTTTTAATTTGTTAACCCAGGAACCAGCACCCGCTGCATCAGCCCATCCAGGACGTGCAACTGCTTCCGCAATCAGGCATTGTTTAAAAAACATGGTTAAACAAATTCAGAAAGAAGGCATTAAAAGTTTAGCCATTACCAAATTATCAACCGGTGTTGGAGGTATGGAATGGTCTGAAGTAAAACCAATACTTGAAGAGCATTTGAATGAATTAGGCATTCCGGTTTATGTGTACAGTGTTTATCATAAGAATGTAGCGGCGGAAGAGGGGAGGTTATAG
- a CDS encoding outer membrane beta-barrel protein, giving the protein MKNLIYCLFLFGTCLVQAQNPLQSLRDANKDLFQLSDSLRNLERLMSRGGIDTLQFVEMSGELLTQLSSLAYSNYDNYARLDYFNTEETVAPPPTPPLGAMVDAVYQGQQDTVPETMPEMPEFKAPMNPMSLITGSGRRTGFKLRYGMYWNGLSQGAKNAAINYPEFKTGSSFNWFGEFDILLQTKLGKNKGPFSVYYGIGFDRRHFTQTDKVQILTTSGDEAIFRTDSVPNYEESTIHLGYLRIPVGLQFKKKKLAVNLGGYVGFLTSHEQSLEFKTANKEEANLILDKNYDFTKTIYGISTSIGYNRIHIGFNYDLSTLFNKSKDYEYNAWRVGILLFN; this is encoded by the coding sequence ATGAAAAATCTAATTTATTGTCTATTCTTATTTGGAACTTGCCTGGTGCAGGCTCAAAATCCGTTACAATCTTTAAGAGATGCAAACAAGGATTTATTTCAGCTTTCAGACAGCCTTAGAAATTTAGAACGATTGATGAGCAGAGGGGGAATTGACACGCTTCAGTTTGTAGAAATGAGTGGCGAATTATTAACGCAGTTAAGTTCATTAGCTTATTCCAATTATGATAATTATGCCCGGTTGGATTATTTTAATACAGAGGAAACGGTAGCACCACCGCCAACACCACCACTGGGAGCTATGGTGGATGCAGTCTATCAAGGTCAACAAGATACCGTTCCGGAAACAATGCCCGAAATGCCTGAATTTAAAGCTCCAATGAATCCCATGAGTTTGATTACCGGATCCGGACGTCGAACTGGATTTAAGTTGCGTTACGGGATGTATTGGAATGGACTCAGTCAAGGTGCTAAAAATGCAGCGATAAATTACCCCGAATTTAAAACGGGATCTTCATTTAATTGGTTTGGAGAATTTGATATTTTATTGCAAACAAAATTGGGTAAGAATAAAGGTCCTTTTTCTGTATATTATGGAATTGGATTCGATAGAAGGCATTTTACACAAACGGATAAAGTCCAAATCTTAACTACTTCAGGTGATGAAGCTATCTTTCGTACGGATTCAGTTCCAAATTATGAAGAATCAACCATTCATTTAGGCTATTTACGAATTCCGGTTGGACTGCAATTCAAAAAGAAAAAACTTGCGGTCAATTTGGGAGGCTATGTTGGATTTTTAACCAGCCATGAACAATCTCTTGAATTTAAAACGGCTAATAAAGAAGAAGCAAATTTAATTCTTGATAAAAATTATGACTTTACAAAGACGATTTATGGTATAAGTACTTCAATTGGTTACAATAGAATTCATATCGGATTTAATTATGATCTTAGTACCTTGTTTAATAAATCAAAAGATTACGAATACAATGCCTGGAGAGTAGGCATCCTACTTTTTAATTAA
- a CDS encoding cytochrome c produces MQTKLLIYPALILGLIWLPLGCSEGVKKDAKMYDVQELTKNQPEVHGTEVKEGEIAFASPLNAEWVSGGKNIYDLKCLACHKLTDEKLVGPGWAGVTKRRNPTWIMNMITNVDMMLEKDEEAQKLLEQCLVRMPNQNVSKEEARQVIEFMRSNDGEK; encoded by the coding sequence ATGCAAACTAAATTATTAATTTATCCGGCTCTTATTCTAGGCCTCATTTGGCTTCCTCTCGGTTGTAGTGAAGGTGTTAAAAAAGACGCCAAGATGTATGATGTACAAGAATTAACCAAAAATCAACCAGAAGTTCATGGAACAGAAGTAAAAGAGGGTGAAATAGCCTTTGCTAGCCCATTGAATGCCGAATGGGTTAGTGGAGGAAAAAATATTTATGACCTCAAATGTTTGGCTTGCCATAAGCTCACAGACGAAAAATTGGTTGGACCGGGTTGGGCGGGTGTAACAAAAAGAAGAAATCCAACCTGGATTATGAATATGATTACCAATGTCGATATGATGTTGGAAAAAGATGAGGAAGCACAAAAATTACTCGAGCAATGTCTGGTAAGAATGCCCAATCAAAATGTAAGTAAAGAAGAAGCACGCCAGGTGATTGAGTTTATGAGATCCAATGATGGTGAAAAATAA
- a CDS encoding DUF456 domain-containing protein: protein MDILLLVLGFACLLIGLIGAVLPLPGPPLSLLGILLIHWTKTYEFSSNTLWVLIILTVVITVLDYLIPALGLKKYGGSKAGMWGSMIGLILGMGLGPLGIFIGAFAGALLGELLVGKTSAQASKAAWGTFIGFLFGVVLKVALCVAMIWIAVAAVI from the coding sequence GTGGATATACTTTTATTAGTTCTGGGTTTTGCGTGTTTACTTATTGGTTTAATAGGAGCGGTATTGCCGCTTCCGGGTCCGCCACTTAGTTTATTAGGAATCTTATTGATTCACTGGACTAAAACGTATGAGTTTTCATCAAATACCTTATGGGTTTTGATCATTTTGACTGTCGTGATTACGGTATTGGATTATTTAATTCCTGCATTGGGATTAAAGAAATACGGTGGTTCGAAAGCAGGGATGTGGGGAAGTATGATCGGACTTATACTGGGTATGGGATTAGGGCCCTTGGGTATCTTTATAGGTGCGTTTGCCGGTGCCTTGTTGGGTGAACTTTTGGTTGGTAAAACATCTGCTCAGGCCAGCAAAGCAGCATGGGGAACTTTTATAGGATTTTTATTTGGAGTGGTTTTAAAAGTTGCCCTTTGTGTTGCTATGATTTGGATTGCTGTGGCCGCTGTGATATAA
- a CDS encoding TerB family tellurite resistance protein — MTKPELFYEKLAYLFYAIANADGRVKKQELQMLHQEINTIWKEKDDPVDEFNTDLVFEVEAVFEWLEDNRYDSKDAFNDFKDFALSHKTLFDKETQQKILHTSMAIAHVFKSINHDEENLLHQLESLLNSIAH, encoded by the coding sequence ATGACGAAACCGGAACTGTTTTATGAGAAATTAGCCTATCTTTTTTATGCGATTGCAAATGCAGATGGTCGCGTGAAAAAGCAGGAATTGCAGATGTTGCATCAGGAGATCAACACCATTTGGAAAGAAAAAGATGATCCCGTTGACGAATTTAATACGGATTTAGTATTTGAGGTAGAAGCTGTTTTTGAATGGTTGGAAGACAATCGCTATGATTCAAAGGATGCGTTTAATGATTTTAAAGATTTTGCTCTGAGTCATAAAACTTTATTTGATAAGGAAACCCAGCAAAAAATACTTCATACTTCAATGGCAATTGCCCATGTTTTTAAAAGTATCAATCACGATGAAGAAAATTTACTTCATCAACTTGAAAGTTTATTAAATTCTATTGCTCATTGA
- a CDS encoding ComF family protein — protein sequence MDLSFFKQDLPHAFNCFLDLLYPNLCIACDGRTHAREELFCLTCQYQVYPTQMHLRPENEFTNHFKGRISLVAGASLYYYSKGSKVQKALELLKYRGEYEIGIRIGQHFGTLLKNAANFKNLDYIIPVPLHPNRKNQRGYNQSAQFAIGLSESLECPTREDILIRTKETITQTTKNRIERNQNIQSAFKLQRPDLIKGRHILLVDDILTTGATLESCALTLQQAEQVVISMATIAMTS from the coding sequence ATGGATCTGTCGTTTTTCAAACAGGATCTTCCTCATGCTTTCAATTGTTTTTTGGATTTACTTTATCCAAATTTGTGCATTGCTTGTGACGGGAGAACACATGCTCGGGAGGAGCTCTTTTGCCTGACTTGTCAATACCAGGTTTACCCCACCCAAATGCACCTTAGGCCTGAAAATGAATTTACGAATCACTTCAAAGGAAGAATTTCCTTAGTTGCAGGTGCCTCCTTGTATTATTATTCAAAAGGCTCCAAGGTTCAAAAAGCATTGGAACTGTTAAAATATCGCGGAGAATATGAAATCGGGATCCGAATTGGTCAACATTTTGGAACCTTATTAAAAAACGCAGCAAATTTTAAGAATCTGGATTATATCATTCCGGTGCCACTCCACCCAAACAGAAAAAATCAACGGGGTTATAACCAAAGTGCCCAATTTGCCATTGGACTTTCCGAATCCTTAGAATGCCCTACCCGAGAAGATATTTTAATTCGTACCAAAGAAACCATTACTCAAACCACTAAAAACCGAATTGAACGAAATCAAAACATCCAGTCCGCTTTTAAATTGCAACGACCGGATTTGATTAAAGGAAGACACATTTTATTAGTTGATGATATTTTGACTACAGGCGCAACTCTGGAGTCTTGTGCATTGACTTTACAGCAAGCTGAACAAGTTGTTATCAGTATGGCAACCATAGCGATGACGAGCTGA
- a CDS encoding M23 family metallopeptidase, which translates to MAFDWNKTKKWVREHLEKKFLIIIRNEETFEETANYRLTLQNIYLLVCTLLLGLGILLFLLIAFSPIKRYVPGYGDLRSQSEFIKLEKKISGMEEELKARDTYIQSVQRILTGNPETTDDVTKNIHIKQEKPEPLPKVREDSMLRAEFETNQALEARSKTQNSGNRAQASPVNMKTSERESFTDLNFVSPIRGPLGAAYDPAKGHLGVDIIAPKNTPIKACLSGTVIQSDWSIENGHTIAIQHSNNLVSMYKHNSALLKKTGSRVKAGEAIAIIGNTGTLTNGPHLHFELWYKGQTVNPVEYIRF; encoded by the coding sequence ATGGCTTTTGACTGGAATAAAACGAAGAAATGGGTCCGGGAACATTTGGAGAAGAAATTCTTAATTATTATACGCAATGAAGAAACCTTCGAAGAAACGGCAAATTACCGCTTAACCCTTCAAAATATCTATTTATTGGTGTGCACGCTCCTATTGGGCCTGGGCATCCTCCTCTTCTTATTAATTGCCTTTAGTCCGATCAAACGCTACGTTCCCGGATACGGGGATCTACGTTCACAGAGTGAATTTATAAAGCTGGAAAAAAAGATTAGTGGCATGGAAGAGGAGTTGAAAGCGCGGGATACCTATATTCAGAGCGTTCAGCGTATTTTAACTGGAAATCCTGAAACCACGGATGACGTTACAAAAAACATCCATATCAAGCAGGAAAAACCTGAACCATTACCTAAAGTGCGGGAAGACAGCATGTTACGAGCTGAATTTGAAACCAATCAGGCCCTTGAAGCCCGATCAAAAACACAAAATAGTGGCAATCGGGCCCAAGCCAGTCCGGTAAACATGAAAACCAGTGAACGGGAAAGTTTTACGGACCTGAATTTTGTTAGCCCAATACGGGGTCCCTTAGGGGCCGCATACGATCCTGCCAAAGGCCATTTAGGAGTCGATATCATCGCGCCAAAAAATACACCTATTAAAGCCTGCTTGTCAGGAACTGTAATTCAATCCGATTGGTCTATAGAAAATGGACATACCATAGCCATTCAGCACAGCAACAATTTAGTAAGCATGTATAAGCACAATTCAGCCTTGCTAAAAAAAACAGGATCACGGGTTAAAGCCGGAGAGGCCATTGCTATTATAGGAAATACCGGGACCCTGACCAATGGTCCGCATTTGCATTTCGAATTGTGGTACAAAGGTCAAACTGTGAATCCTGTAGAGTATATTCGTTTTTAA
- a CDS encoding GMC family oxidoreductase N-terminal domain-containing protein: protein MKSFDYIIVGAGSAGCVLANRLSENPVIKVALIEAGGLDRHFLVQTPAAFSKLFKTKRDWAFETTPQVGLNKQKMFSPRGKMLGGCSSMNAMIYTRPHPLDMEAWRKFGVQGFEWETCLPYLIQAEQQMGFYHEDTSAYSNETMYIHPLTEQFVQATHEFGWPINKSSSSIQRGSQFFLKNIRNGKRFSVVDAYLRPISDRKNLSIINHSQISKLLVNKHEVTGIEFFQNKKLNQLHCNREIILCAGAFQSPHLLMLSGIGNSLELEPHGIQTILDLKPVGNHLKDHLICGMAFRLKKGIQSLDSLNQLVPAVSSLVQYLRHNTGPLCSNVAEAGAFINTKGTSDRPDLEFHFGPAFFIQHGFIQPKPHGISFGPNLLHPKSEGTIQLQSNNPLDAPVINPNYYQDESDLQLMVEGLKITREISKQKVWEQTIDALEFPAYEAQSDDDYMSHLRQYSQTLYHPTGTCRMSALEDGVVDFEFKVKGISNLRIADASVIPTTISSNTQATVFMLAEKLAAQMV from the coding sequence TTGAAGTCTTTTGATTATATTATTGTGGGTGCCGGATCGGCAGGTTGTGTGCTAGCCAATCGGCTCAGTGAGAATCCTGTTATAAAAGTTGCGCTTATCGAAGCCGGGGGTTTGGATCGACATTTTTTAGTCCAAACACCTGCAGCGTTTTCAAAACTATTTAAAACCAAGAGAGATTGGGCATTTGAAACGACTCCTCAAGTTGGATTAAACAAGCAAAAGATGTTTAGTCCACGTGGAAAAATGTTGGGTGGTTGCAGCAGTATGAATGCCATGATCTATACCAGGCCCCATCCTTTGGATATGGAAGCATGGCGCAAATTTGGAGTTCAGGGTTTTGAATGGGAAACTTGTTTACCCTATTTGATACAAGCCGAACAGCAAATGGGATTTTATCATGAAGATACCAGTGCCTATTCAAATGAGACTATGTATATACATCCCTTAACCGAACAATTTGTGCAGGCTACTCATGAATTTGGTTGGCCGATCAACAAATCAAGTTCAAGCATTCAAAGGGGTTCGCAATTTTTTTTAAAGAACATCCGGAATGGAAAACGCTTCAGTGTAGTTGATGCATACCTTCGACCAATTTCCGATCGTAAAAATCTGAGCATTATAAATCATTCACAAATAAGCAAGCTACTTGTAAATAAACATGAAGTAACTGGGATTGAATTTTTTCAAAATAAGAAGTTGAATCAATTGCATTGCAATCGTGAAATCATCTTATGTGCTGGCGCGTTTCAATCACCCCATCTTTTAATGCTATCAGGAATTGGAAACAGTCTTGAATTGGAACCACACGGCATCCAAACAATCCTGGATTTGAAACCTGTTGGTAACCATTTGAAAGATCACTTAATCTGTGGTATGGCATTTCGTTTAAAAAAAGGAATTCAATCTTTGGATTCCCTCAACCAGCTGGTTCCGGCAGTTTCAAGTTTAGTTCAGTATCTTAGACACAATACCGGCCCATTATGCAGCAACGTTGCAGAAGCCGGTGCTTTCATAAATACAAAAGGGACCAGTGATCGTCCGGATTTGGAATTTCATTTTGGTCCGGCGTTTTTTATTCAACATGGTTTTATTCAACCAAAACCTCATGGGATTAGTTTTGGACCTAACTTATTACATCCAAAAAGTGAAGGCACGATTCAATTGCAATCAAACAATCCGCTGGATGCTCCAGTAATAAATCCAAATTATTATCAGGATGAATCCGATCTGCAACTCATGGTGGAAGGATTAAAAATAACACGTGAAATCAGCAAGCAAAAAGTTTGGGAACAAACCATTGATGCTCTTGAATTTCCAGCATACGAAGCGCAATCAGATGATGATTACATGAGCCACCTTCGTCAATACAGTCAAACGCTTTATCATCCAACTGGAACTTGCAGAATGAGTGCTTTAGAAGATGGGGTGGTTGATTTTGAATTTAAAGTTAAAGGCATTTCCAATCTTCGAATCGCTGATGCTTCGGTGATTCCAACAACAATTAGCAGCAATACACAAGCAACGGTATTCATGCTTGCCGAAAAATTAGCAGCTCAAATGGTTTAA
- a CDS encoding DNA polymerase III subunit alpha produces the protein MHLSVHTYFSLRYGTLAPEQVVAEAAQKGIRILPITDINNCSAAYAFAQLCEKYGIRPIYGLEFRQGNQFRYTALAQNADGIREINEQLTQTSLSGSELSARAPQWKHCFVIYKKAPCAIEDLFTHEYIGIRPAEVPALYSSVLRPHVDKLVVFSPVSFLNGQGFRIHKLLRCIDLNIVLGKLETGDCADPDEFFIDPEILRDRFSQYPQIIRNTEAILEACHFEMPAHNDNNRKTFTGNAEGDYKLLAKLAFQGCRRRYGPHQDRAEDRVRRELQVIYRMGFSAYFLITWDIVRYAQSAGYYHVGRGSGANSIVAFCLYITDVDPLELDLYFERFINPHRTSPPDFDIDFSWSDRDDVTEYIFERYGREHTALLATYNTFKGKSIIRELGKVFGLPKADIDCIVDQPLASNKHHAYAKHIFKYGKAIEKFPNYLSIHAGGIIISERPLSYHTALIQMPKGFPITHFDMYGAEDLNFHKFDILSQRGLGHIKDAVDLVRRNQGKSVEIHDITAIKNNLTVKKQLRSGHCIGCFYIESPAMRGLLNKLRCDTYVHLVAASSIIRPGVAQSGMMREYIERFHQPDKVQYLHPVFEENLRETFGVMVYQEDVMKIVHHFAGLDLDESDVLRRIMTGKRKSSDTFRLLMEKYFRNCKERGYSDELTHEVWRQIESFSGYSFCKAHSASFAVESFQSLYLKSHYPLEFMVAVINNFGGFYNTELYVHEARMCGAMIHAPCVNNSNYLTDIKGEQVWIGFIHIQSLEQASAKRIVRERERNGPYQNLEDFIRRVPMGREQLQLLIRINALRFTGLSKGELMWEKNAVPEMGKTQFVHSYLFQDESESFVMPGLEEGAFDQRFDEIELLGFPLCNPFDLLEADVSNCILSKELKNYMNRSVQLLGYYVTQKPVRTKQGKLMAFGTWLDREGQFFDTTHFPPELEKSPFQGRGCYLIVGKVVDDFDFASIEVKFMKKLAYVKDGRY, from the coding sequence ATGCATCTGTCTGTACACACTTATTTTTCCCTTCGTTATGGTACCCTTGCTCCGGAGCAAGTGGTCGCAGAAGCTGCGCAAAAGGGTATTCGCATATTGCCGATTACCGATATCAACAATTGCTCGGCAGCCTATGCTTTTGCTCAACTTTGCGAAAAGTACGGCATCCGGCCCATCTATGGACTGGAATTCCGTCAGGGGAATCAATTCCGTTACACCGCCCTGGCTCAAAATGCAGATGGAATCCGTGAGATCAACGAACAGCTCACCCAAACTTCTTTATCCGGAAGCGAGTTGTCCGCAAGAGCTCCACAATGGAAGCACTGCTTCGTCATCTATAAAAAAGCACCCTGTGCAATTGAAGATCTCTTTACCCATGAGTATATAGGTATAAGGCCTGCGGAAGTACCTGCCCTTTATTCTTCAGTCTTGCGTCCTCACGTGGACAAGCTCGTAGTTTTCAGCCCAGTCAGTTTCCTTAATGGGCAGGGCTTTCGCATCCATAAATTACTTCGCTGCATTGATCTCAATATTGTTCTCGGGAAATTAGAAACCGGGGATTGTGCGGATCCGGACGAATTCTTTATTGATCCGGAAATTTTGCGCGATCGGTTTTCGCAGTATCCACAAATTATCCGCAATACAGAAGCCATTTTAGAAGCCTGTCATTTTGAAATGCCCGCTCACAATGACAACAACCGCAAAACATTTACAGGAAATGCCGAAGGCGATTATAAATTATTAGCCAAACTGGCATTCCAGGGTTGTCGCCGACGGTATGGTCCGCATCAGGATCGTGCGGAAGATCGTGTGCGTCGTGAATTGCAAGTCATCTACCGCATGGGATTTAGTGCTTACTTTTTAATTACCTGGGATATCGTACGCTATGCACAAAGTGCCGGGTATTATCATGTGGGTCGCGGAAGCGGTGCCAACTCCATTGTTGCTTTTTGTTTGTACATCACCGATGTGGATCCACTTGAATTGGATCTTTACTTTGAACGATTTATCAATCCGCATCGTACGAGTCCGCCGGATTTTGACATTGATTTTTCCTGGAGTGACCGTGACGATGTTACGGAATATATTTTTGAGCGATATGGTCGCGAGCACACCGCTTTATTGGCAACTTATAACACCTTCAAAGGAAAATCCATCATTCGCGAATTGGGAAAAGTGTTTGGTTTGCCCAAAGCAGATATTGATTGCATCGTAGATCAGCCATTGGCCAGTAATAAACACCATGCCTACGCCAAACACATTTTTAAATACGGAAAAGCCATTGAAAAATTTCCCAATTATTTATCTATACATGCAGGTGGTATTATTATTTCTGAACGCCCCTTGAGTTATCATACGGCATTGATTCAAATGCCTAAGGGATTTCCGATTACCCATTTTGATATGTATGGTGCGGAAGATTTAAATTTTCACAAATTCGATATTCTGAGTCAACGTGGACTGGGACATATAAAAGATGCGGTAGATCTGGTGCGACGCAACCAGGGAAAATCTGTAGAAATCCATGATATTACAGCGATAAAAAATAATCTTACCGTAAAAAAGCAATTGCGATCAGGTCATTGCATTGGTTGTTTTTATATTGAATCTCCTGCGATGCGTGGTTTATTAAATAAGCTGCGTTGTGATACCTATGTACATCTGGTTGCTGCCAGCAGCATCATTCGACCGGGTGTTGCACAATCCGGAATGATGCGGGAATACATCGAACGTTTTCACCAACCCGATAAAGTACAGTACCTGCATCCGGTGTTTGAAGAAAACCTTCGGGAAACATTTGGTGTGATGGTCTATCAAGAAGATGTGATGAAAATTGTCCATCACTTTGCCGGATTGGATCTGGATGAGTCGGATGTTTTGCGACGCATCATGACCGGCAAACGCAAAAGTTCGGATACATTTCGATTGTTGATGGAAAAGTATTTTAGAAATTGTAAAGAGCGCGGTTATTCAGATGAATTAACACATGAAGTGTGGCGACAGATTGAAAGTTTTAGCGGCTATTCATTTTGCAAAGCACATTCTGCATCTTTTGCTGTGGAATCTTTTCAAAGTTTGTATTTAAAATCGCATTATCCATTAGAATTTATGGTAGCGGTGATTAATAATTTCGGCGGATTTTACAATACGGAATTGTATGTGCACGAAGCCCGGATGTGTGGTGCAATGATTCACGCACCCTGTGTCAATAACAGCAATTACCTTACAGATATCAAAGGCGAGCAAGTATGGATTGGTTTTATTCATATACAATCCCTTGAGCAGGCAAGCGCAAAGCGCATTGTTCGTGAACGCGAGCGCAATGGTCCGTATCAAAACCTGGAAGATTTTATACGCAGGGTGCCGATGGGACGTGAGCAATTGCAATTACTCATACGGATTAATGCTTTGCGCTTTACCGGATTAAGTAAAGGCGAATTGATGTGGGAAAAAAATGCGGTGCCCGAAATGGGAAAAACACAATTCGTCCATTCTTATTTGTTTCAGGATGAGAGCGAGTCGTTTGTTATGCCTGGTTTGGAAGAAGGAGCTTTTGATCAGCGCTTTGATGAAATTGAGTTGTTGGGATTTCCACTATGCAATCCCTTTGACTTGTTGGAAGCAGATGTATCAAATTGTATATTATCCAAAGAGTTGAAAAATTACATGAACCGCAGCGTTCAGTTGCTGGGTTATTATGTCACGCAAAAACCGGTACGCACCAAGCAAGGCAAGCTCATGGCCTTCGGTACCTGGCTGGATCGCGAAGGACAATTTTTTGATACCACGCACTTTCCACCCGAATTGGAAAAATCTCCTTTTCAGGGAAGAGGCTGTTACCTGATTGTTGGAAAAGTCGTTGACGATTTTGATTTTGCAAGTATCGAAGTGAAGTTTATGAAAAAGTTGGCTTATGTAAAGGATGGGAGGTATTAG